One Actinosynnema pretiosum DNA segment encodes these proteins:
- a CDS encoding formimidoylglutamate deiminase: MKSFWCERAVLPGGVAARVLLRVSDGVIREVREVDTIPLGSQRLHGVVLPGFANAHSHAFHRGLRGRTHDGGGTFWTWRERMYQLAAELTPRSYQRLATAVYAEMVVAGYTAVAEFHYLHAGGNEMAEALRAAARAAGIRLTLLDTAYLAGGIGKPVAGAQERFSDGSAAAWARRSGELLPDDNTVVGTAIHSVRAVPREELAAVAGAFPDRPLHVHLSEQPDENRECLEAYGLTPTALLAEAGALGERTTAVHATHLTAEDIALLGGSGAGVCLCPTTEADLADGIGPARELADAGVRLSLGSDQNAVVDPLLEARGLEHGERLRSGRRGRFSPAELVAALTGHHALGRPEAGRIEVGAPADLVALRADSPRTAGAEPGQLVLAATAADVAAVVVGGRVVARDGAHEELGDVGGLYREVLRR; the protein is encoded by the coding sequence GTGAAGAGCTTCTGGTGCGAGCGGGCCGTCCTGCCCGGCGGGGTCGCGGCGCGGGTGCTGCTGCGGGTGTCCGACGGGGTCATCCGCGAGGTCCGCGAGGTCGACACCATCCCGCTGGGGTCCCAGCGGTTGCACGGGGTGGTGCTGCCGGGGTTCGCCAACGCCCACTCGCACGCCTTCCACCGGGGGCTGCGCGGGCGCACGCACGACGGCGGCGGCACGTTCTGGACCTGGCGCGAGCGGATGTACCAGCTGGCGGCCGAGCTGACGCCGCGCTCGTACCAGCGGCTCGCCACGGCCGTGTACGCCGAGATGGTGGTCGCCGGGTACACCGCCGTCGCCGAGTTCCACTACCTGCACGCGGGCGGCAACGAGATGGCCGAGGCGCTGCGGGCGGCGGCGCGGGCGGCGGGCATCCGGTTGACCCTGCTCGACACCGCCTACCTGGCCGGGGGCATCGGGAAGCCGGTCGCCGGGGCGCAGGAGCGGTTCAGCGACGGCAGCGCGGCGGCGTGGGCGCGGCGCTCCGGCGAGCTGCTGCCCGACGACAACACGGTCGTCGGGACGGCGATCCACTCGGTGCGGGCGGTGCCGCGCGAGGAGCTGGCCGCCGTCGCGGGCGCGTTCCCGGACCGGCCGCTGCACGTGCACCTGTCGGAGCAGCCCGACGAGAACCGGGAGTGCCTCGAGGCGTACGGCCTCACCCCGACCGCGCTGCTCGCCGAGGCGGGCGCGCTGGGCGAGCGCACCACCGCCGTGCACGCCACCCACCTGACCGCCGAGGACATCGCGCTGCTCGGCGGCAGCGGCGCCGGGGTGTGCCTGTGCCCGACCACCGAGGCCGACCTGGCCGACGGCATCGGGCCCGCGCGGGAGCTGGCCGACGCCGGGGTGCGGCTGTCGCTGGGCAGCGACCAGAACGCGGTGGTGGACCCGCTGCTGGAGGCGCGCGGCCTGGAGCACGGCGAGCGGCTGCGGTCGGGGCGGCGTGGGCGGTTCTCGCCCGCCGAGCTGGTGGCCGCGCTGACCGGGCACCACGCGCTGGGCAGGCCGGAGGCGGGGCGGATCGAGGTGGGCGCGCCCGCGGACCTGGTGGCGCTGCGGGCGGACTCGCCGCGCACGGCCGGGGCGGAGCCGGGGCAGCTGGTGCTGGCGGCGACGGCGGCGGACGTGGCGGCGGTCGTGGTCGGCGGGCGGGTCGTGGCGCGCGACGGCGCGCACGAGGAGCTGGGCGACGTGGGCGGGTTGTACCGGGAGGTGCTGCGGCGGTGA
- a CDS encoding ABC transporter substrate-binding protein yields MKRTLTAVAAVLALATAGCGSAEDLSGSGDQAASGEIVVGSADFTENKILAEIYAGALKTTGAKVSVRSGIGARELVVQALQDKSLAVVPEYTGNLLVHFDKASTASEAEEVYSALKSELPEGLEVLEKSAAEDKDVLVVTKETADSGVKSIADLGEGKYVLGAAGEWAQRWEAKVKELYGVTFKEIKTTDAGGPVTVDTLKDGGSQVANLYTTQADIAVNGFVQLEDPKSMYPAQNILPLLRTGAVDDKGKAVLDKVSAGLTTENVAELVKKVDVDKETVANVAAEFLKTLSL; encoded by the coding sequence ATGAAGCGCACGTTGACGGCGGTGGCGGCGGTGCTCGCGCTGGCGACCGCCGGTTGCGGCTCGGCGGAGGACCTCAGCGGGAGCGGCGACCAGGCCGCCTCCGGCGAGATCGTGGTCGGCTCGGCCGACTTCACCGAGAACAAGATCCTGGCCGAGATCTACGCGGGCGCGCTCAAGACCACCGGCGCGAAGGTGTCGGTGCGCTCCGGCATCGGCGCGCGCGAGCTGGTCGTGCAGGCGCTGCAGGACAAGTCGCTCGCGGTGGTGCCCGAGTACACCGGCAACCTGCTGGTGCACTTCGACAAGGCCAGCACCGCCTCCGAGGCCGAGGAGGTCTACTCGGCGCTCAAGTCCGAGCTCCCCGAGGGCCTGGAGGTGCTGGAGAAGTCGGCGGCCGAGGACAAGGACGTCCTGGTGGTCACCAAGGAGACCGCCGACTCGGGCGTGAAGTCCATCGCCGACCTCGGCGAGGGCAAGTACGTGCTCGGCGCCGCGGGCGAGTGGGCCCAGCGCTGGGAGGCCAAGGTCAAGGAGCTGTACGGGGTCACCTTCAAGGAGATCAAGACCACCGACGCGGGCGGCCCGGTCACCGTGGACACGCTCAAGGACGGCGGGTCGCAGGTCGCGAACCTGTACACCACGCAGGCCGACATCGCGGTGAACGGGTTCGTGCAGCTGGAGGACCCGAAGAGCATGTACCCGGCGCAGAACATCCTGCCGCTGCTGCGGACCGGCGCCGTGGACGACAAGGGCAAGGCCGTGCTGGACAAGGTCTCCGCCGGGTTGACGACGGAGAACGTGGCCGAGCTGGTCAAGAAGGTCGACGTGGACAAGGAGACCGTGGCCAACGTGGCGGCGGAGTTCCTGAAGACCCTGTCCCTGTAA
- a CDS encoding ABC transporter permease — translation MLGEHVYLSLFPLLVAVVLAIALGLLCHRFRAARATVIALSNVLYTIPSLALFAIIPALIGTKVLDSVNVVAALTLYTTALLVRPVADALDAVPGHVTAAATAMGFRPVRRFFAVELPLAVPVLAAGVRVGSVSNISLVSVGALIGTGGLGVLFTDGFRQRYLAPIIVGVVLTLVLALVVDLLLVALRKVLTPWAEVAK, via the coding sequence ATGCTCGGCGAGCACGTCTACCTGTCGCTGTTCCCGCTGCTGGTCGCCGTGGTCCTGGCCATCGCGCTCGGCCTGCTGTGCCACCGGTTCCGCGCCGCGCGCGCCACCGTGATCGCCCTGTCGAACGTGCTCTACACGATCCCGTCGCTGGCCCTGTTCGCGATCATCCCGGCCCTCATCGGCACGAAGGTCCTGGACAGCGTCAACGTCGTGGCCGCCCTCACCCTGTACACGACGGCGCTGCTGGTGCGCCCGGTCGCCGACGCGCTCGACGCGGTGCCCGGCCACGTCACCGCCGCCGCCACCGCCATGGGCTTCCGGCCGGTGCGCCGGTTCTTCGCGGTGGAGCTGCCGCTGGCGGTGCCGGTGCTCGCGGCGGGCGTGCGGGTCGGGTCGGTCAGCAACATCAGCCTGGTCAGCGTCGGCGCGCTGATCGGCACCGGCGGGCTCGGCGTGCTGTTCACCGACGGGTTCCGGCAGCGCTACCTCGCGCCGATCATCGTCGGGGTCGTGCTCACCCTCGTGCTGGCGCTGGTCGTGGACCTGCTGCTGGTCGCGCTGCGCAAGGTCCTGACGCCGTGGGCGGAGGTCGCGAAGTGA
- a CDS encoding ABC transporter permease yields the protein MIFADALEWLLSPGNWSGSTSIPTRVGVHLLYCLAAVLGASAIAVPLGLWIGHTGRGGTLLVAGGNALRALPTLGLVTLLYLLLGGGQVGVVVALVVLAIPPLLAGAYAGVQDVDRGVVDAARGMGMTGSQVLWRVELPNALPLLLGGVRNATLQVVATASVAAYVGIETLGRPLLDGLRVLDYGQFVGGAVLIALLAVALDLLLAGVGGLVVPKGLTLGTRRRKGKLSATAAAQREVRGSKA from the coding sequence GTGATCTTCGCTGACGCGCTGGAGTGGTTGCTCTCGCCGGGGAACTGGTCCGGGTCCACCTCGATCCCGACGCGGGTCGGCGTGCACCTGCTGTACTGCCTGGCCGCCGTGCTCGGCGCGAGCGCGATCGCGGTGCCGCTGGGCCTGTGGATCGGGCACACCGGGCGCGGCGGGACGCTGCTGGTCGCGGGCGGCAACGCGCTGCGGGCGCTGCCCACGCTCGGCCTGGTCACCCTGCTGTACCTGCTGCTCGGCGGCGGGCAGGTCGGGGTCGTGGTCGCGCTCGTCGTGCTGGCGATCCCGCCGCTGCTCGCGGGCGCGTACGCCGGGGTGCAGGACGTGGACCGGGGCGTCGTGGACGCCGCGCGCGGCATGGGGATGACCGGCTCGCAGGTGCTGTGGCGGGTGGAGCTGCCGAACGCGCTGCCGCTGCTGCTCGGCGGGGTGCGCAACGCCACCCTGCAGGTCGTGGCGACCGCGTCGGTGGCCGCGTACGTGGGGATCGAGACGCTCGGCCGCCCGCTGCTGGACGGTTTGCGGGTGCTGGACTACGGGCAGTTCGTCGGCGGCGCGGTGCTCATCGCCCTGCTGGCGGTCGCGCTCGACCTGCTGCTGGCGGGGGTGGGCGGGCTCGTCGTGCCCAAGGGCCTCACCCTCGGCACGCGGCGTCGCAAGGGGAAGCTGTCGGCGACCGCCGCCGCGCAGCGCGAAGTGAGGGGAAGCAAGGCATGA
- a CDS encoding allantoate amidohydrolase gives MTSLADLADVGRDARRGGYSRHGFDRVELELREWFTAEATARGLDVRADRNGNLWAWWGRPGPGAVVTGSHLDSVPGGGAFDGPLGVVSALQAVDLLRARGFRPARPLAVAVFVEEEGGRFGVACLGTRLMTGAITPERAAALVDADGVSFGEAARAAGFEPSAMGRDDEALASIGAFVELHVEQGRGLTVPVGVASSILAHGRWRFTFTGEGNHAGATLVEDRRDPVLPASATVLAARAAARGGARATVGRIVPNPGGANVIASSVDLWLDARASDDATTRAVVAEVVAAAERAAADEGCEVRVTEESYGDTVHFDAGLRDELSAVLGGVPALPTGAGHDAGVLAGHVPTAMLFVRNPTGVSHAPEEFAEDADCAAGVVALAAALEHLAG, from the coding sequence GTGACCTCGCTGGCCGACCTGGCCGACGTCGGCCGGGACGCGCGGCGCGGCGGGTACTCGCGGCACGGGTTCGACCGGGTCGAGCTGGAGCTGCGCGAGTGGTTCACCGCCGAGGCGACCGCGCGCGGGCTGGACGTGCGCGCGGACCGCAACGGGAACCTGTGGGCGTGGTGGGGGCGGCCTGGTCCCGGCGCGGTGGTCACCGGCAGCCACCTGGACTCGGTGCCCGGCGGCGGGGCGTTCGACGGGCCGCTCGGCGTGGTGTCCGCGCTCCAGGCCGTGGACCTGCTGCGGGCGCGCGGGTTCCGGCCGGCGCGACCGCTGGCGGTGGCGGTGTTCGTGGAGGAGGAGGGCGGGCGGTTCGGCGTCGCCTGCCTGGGGACCCGGCTGATGACCGGCGCGATCACGCCCGAGCGGGCCGCCGCGCTCGTCGACGCGGACGGGGTCAGCTTCGGCGAGGCCGCCCGCGCCGCCGGGTTCGAGCCCTCGGCGATGGGGCGGGACGACGAGGCGCTCGCGTCCATCGGGGCGTTCGTGGAGCTGCACGTCGAGCAGGGGCGCGGGCTGACCGTGCCGGTCGGGGTGGCCAGCTCGATCCTGGCGCACGGGCGGTGGCGGTTCACCTTCACCGGCGAGGGCAACCACGCCGGGGCGACCCTGGTCGAAGACCGGCGCGACCCGGTGCTGCCCGCGTCGGCGACCGTGCTGGCCGCCCGCGCCGCGGCGCGCGGGGGAGCGCGGGCGACGGTGGGGCGGATCGTGCCGAACCCCGGTGGCGCCAACGTGATCGCGTCCTCGGTGGACCTCTGGCTGGACGCGCGGGCCTCGGACGACGCGACCACGCGGGCCGTCGTGGCGGAGGTCGTGGCGGCGGCCGAGCGGGCGGCGGCGGACGAGGGCTGCGAGGTGCGGGTCACCGAGGAGTCCTACGGGGACACCGTGCACTTCGACGCCGGACTGCGCGACGAGCTGTCCGCGGTGCTCGGCGGGGTCCCCGCGCTGCCGACCGGCGCCGGGCACGACGCGGGCGTCCTGGCCGGGCACGTGCCCACGGCGATGCTGTTCGTGCGCAACCCGACCGGGGTGAGCCACGCGCCGGAGGAGTTCGCGGAGGACGCGGACTGCGCGGCCGGGGTGGTGGCGCTGGCGGCGGCGCTGGAGCACCTCGCCGGGTGA
- a CDS encoding IclR family transcriptional regulator, which yields MGGSSDVPALRRGLAVLRLLASRPGPLSAAAVARELDLPRSTTYHLLAELADAGFATHFPEERRYGLGVAAFELGSAYLRHDPLERLARPLLRRLVDQVSLPAHLGVLHGAEALYLVREQPRQPQTIVSDVGVRLPAHLTASGRAMLARLPDAQVRALFPSARAFVDRTGRGPRNLPALRRLLAEERRRGWAVEDGFVTAGFASVAAPVYDHGERPIAAITVTFRHLCEEPCGQSWPELAAEAMQAADSLTERIGGSRA from the coding sequence ATGGGTGGGAGCAGCGACGTCCCGGCGTTGCGCCGGGGACTGGCGGTGCTGCGCCTGCTGGCGAGCAGGCCGGGCCCGCTGTCGGCGGCGGCGGTGGCGCGCGAGCTGGACCTGCCGAGGTCCACGACCTACCACCTGCTGGCGGAGCTGGCCGACGCCGGGTTCGCCACGCACTTCCCGGAGGAGCGCCGCTACGGGCTCGGCGTGGCCGCGTTCGAGCTGGGGTCGGCGTACCTGCGGCACGACCCCCTCGAACGCCTGGCGCGCCCGCTGCTGCGCAGGCTGGTGGACCAGGTGTCGCTGCCCGCGCACCTGGGCGTGCTGCACGGCGCGGAGGCCCTGTACCTGGTGCGGGAGCAGCCGAGGCAGCCGCAGACGATCGTGTCGGACGTCGGGGTGCGGCTGCCCGCGCACCTGACCGCGTCGGGCAGGGCGATGCTGGCCCGGCTGCCGGACGCGCAGGTGCGGGCGCTGTTCCCGAGCGCGCGGGCGTTCGTGGACCGCACCGGCCGGGGGCCGCGCAACCTGCCCGCGCTGCGCAGGCTGCTCGCCGAGGAGCGGCGGCGCGGGTGGGCGGTGGAGGACGGGTTCGTGACGGCGGGCTTCGCGTCGGTGGCGGCCCCGGTGTACGACCACGGGGAGCGGCCGATCGCGGCGATCACGGTGACGTTCCGGCACCTGTGCGAGGAGCCGTGCGGCCAGTCCTGGCCGGAGCTGGCGGCCGAGGCGATGCAGGCGGCGGACTCGCTCACCGAGCGGATCGGCGGGAGCCGGGCGTGA
- the hutH gene encoding histidine ammonia-lyase, with protein MQHVELGPKALTRDEVAAVARGSAAVRLTGEAREAVAAARAHIERLASAERPTYGVSTGFGALAVRHIPPDRRAALQQALVRSHAAGAGPEVEREVVRALVLLRLRTLASGHTGVRPETVETMAAMLNAGITPVVHEFGSLGCSGDLAPLSAAALALTGEGMVRDAGNDLVPAADALAAAGIAPLRLAEKEGLALINGTDGMLGMLVLAIHDLRHLLDVADLTAAMSVEALLGTDRVFAADLHALRPHPGQGRSAQRMAEILSGSEIVASHRGPDCNRVQDAYSLRCSPQVHGAARDTVAHAETVADRELASAVDNPVVLADGRVESNGNFHGAPIAYVLDFLAIPVADVASIAERRTDRMLDVNRSHGLPPFLADDPGVDSGHMIAQYTQAAIVSELKRLAVPASVDSIPSSAMQEDHVSMGWSAARKLRKAVDGLRTVLAIEYLTAARALDLRAPLKPAPATAAAVARLREVVPGPGPDRHLAPEIAAAEAIIRNGAPQSW; from the coding sequence ATGCAGCACGTCGAACTCGGGCCGAAGGCCCTCACCCGCGACGAGGTCGCCGCCGTCGCCCGCGGCTCTGCCGCCGTGCGGCTCACCGGTGAGGCGCGCGAGGCCGTCGCCGCCGCGCGCGCCCACATCGAGCGGCTGGCCTCGGCCGAGCGGCCCACCTACGGGGTGTCCACCGGGTTCGGCGCGCTCGCCGTCCGGCACATCCCGCCGGACCGGCGGGCCGCGCTCCAGCAGGCCCTGGTGCGCTCGCACGCGGCGGGCGCGGGCCCCGAGGTGGAGCGCGAGGTGGTCAGGGCGCTCGTGCTGCTGCGCCTGCGCACGCTCGCCTCCGGGCACACCGGCGTGCGGCCGGAGACCGTGGAGACCATGGCGGCGATGCTCAACGCGGGCATCACCCCGGTGGTGCACGAGTTCGGCTCGCTCGGCTGCTCCGGCGACCTCGCCCCGCTCTCCGCCGCCGCGCTCGCCCTCACCGGCGAGGGCATGGTGCGCGACGCCGGGAACGACCTCGTCCCGGCCGCCGACGCGCTCGCCGCCGCGGGCATCGCGCCGCTGCGCCTGGCCGAGAAGGAGGGCCTGGCGCTGATCAACGGCACCGACGGGATGCTCGGGATGCTGGTGCTGGCCATCCACGACCTGCGCCACCTGCTCGACGTCGCCGACCTCACGGCCGCGATGAGCGTGGAGGCCCTCCTGGGCACCGACCGGGTGTTCGCCGCCGACCTGCACGCCCTGCGCCCGCACCCCGGCCAGGGCCGCAGCGCCCAGCGGATGGCCGAGATCCTGTCCGGCTCCGAGATCGTCGCCAGCCACCGGGGCCCGGACTGCAACCGGGTCCAGGACGCCTACTCGCTGCGCTGCTCCCCGCAGGTGCACGGCGCGGCCCGCGACACCGTCGCGCACGCCGAGACCGTCGCCGACCGCGAGCTGGCCTCCGCCGTGGACAACCCGGTCGTGCTCGCCGACGGCCGCGTCGAGTCCAACGGCAACTTCCACGGCGCGCCGATCGCCTACGTGCTGGACTTCCTGGCCATCCCGGTCGCCGACGTCGCCTCCATCGCCGAGCGCCGCACCGACCGGATGCTCGACGTGAACCGCTCGCACGGCCTGCCGCCGTTCCTGGCCGACGACCCCGGCGTCGACTCCGGGCACATGATCGCCCAGTACACGCAGGCCGCGATCGTGTCCGAGCTCAAGCGGCTGGCCGTGCCCGCCTCGGTGGACTCGATCCCCAGCTCCGCCATGCAGGAGGACCACGTGTCCATGGGCTGGTCGGCCGCGCGCAAGCTGCGCAAGGCCGTCGACGGCCTGCGGACCGTGCTCGCCATCGAGTACCTGACCGCCGCGCGGGCACTGGACCTGCGCGCCCCGCTCAAGCCCGCCCCCGCCACGGCCGCCGCCGTCGCGAGGCTGCGCGAGGTCGTGCCCGGCCCCGGCCCGGACCGGCACCTCGCGCCCGAGATCGCCGCAGCCGAAGCCATCATCAGGAACGGAGCGCCCCAGTCGTGGTGA
- the hutU gene encoding urocanate hydratase, with product MVTAARGTDLTARSWPTEAALRMFHNNLDPDVAERPEDLVVYGGTGKAARDWPSFHAISRELEQLADDETLLVQSGRPVGVLRTHEWAPRVLIANSNLVPDWADWPEFRRLEAAGLTMYGQMTAGSWIYIGTQGILQGTYETFAAVAAKRFGGTLRGTLTVTAGLGGMGGAQPLAVTMNEGVALCVEVDPARARRRVETRYLDEVADDLDDAVARALAAKAEGRALSVGVVGNAAEVLPELLRRGVAVDVVTDQTSAHDPLMYLPVGVGVDEWHEYAAAKPEEFTERARASMAAHVEAMLGFQAAGAEVFDYGNSIRGEAKLGGCERAFDFPGFVPAYIRPLFCEGKGPFRWAALSGDPADIAKTDAAILELFPENEQLARWIKLAGERVEFQGLPARICWLGYGERHRAGLRFNEMVASGELSAPIVIGRDHLDCGSVASPYRETEAMADGSDAIADWPLLNALVNTASGATWVSIHHGGGVGIGRSIHAGQVTVADGTELAAAKIERVLTNDPGMGVLRHADAGYDRAREVADERGVRVPMAGGGE from the coding sequence GTGGTGACCGCAGCCAGAGGGACCGACCTGACCGCGCGCAGCTGGCCCACCGAGGCCGCGCTGCGCATGTTCCACAACAACCTCGACCCGGACGTGGCCGAGCGCCCCGAGGACCTGGTGGTCTACGGCGGCACCGGCAAGGCCGCCCGCGACTGGCCGAGCTTCCACGCCATCAGCCGCGAGCTGGAGCAGCTGGCCGACGACGAGACGCTGCTGGTGCAGTCCGGCCGCCCGGTGGGCGTGCTGCGCACCCACGAGTGGGCGCCGCGCGTGCTCATCGCCAACTCCAACCTGGTGCCGGACTGGGCGGACTGGCCCGAGTTCCGCCGCCTGGAGGCGGCCGGGCTGACCATGTACGGGCAGATGACCGCCGGGTCGTGGATCTACATCGGCACCCAGGGCATCCTGCAGGGCACCTACGAGACGTTCGCCGCCGTCGCCGCCAAGCGGTTCGGCGGCACCCTGCGCGGCACGCTCACCGTCACCGCCGGGCTCGGCGGCATGGGCGGCGCGCAGCCGCTGGCGGTCACCATGAACGAGGGCGTCGCGCTGTGCGTGGAGGTCGACCCGGCGCGGGCGCGCAGGCGCGTGGAGACCCGCTACCTGGACGAGGTCGCCGACGACCTGGACGACGCCGTCGCCCGCGCGCTCGCCGCGAAGGCCGAGGGGCGCGCCCTGTCCGTGGGGGTGGTTGGCAACGCCGCCGAGGTGCTTCCGGAGCTGCTGCGCCGGGGCGTGGCGGTGGACGTGGTCACCGACCAGACCTCCGCGCACGACCCGCTGATGTACCTGCCGGTCGGGGTCGGCGTCGACGAGTGGCACGAGTACGCCGCCGCGAAGCCGGAGGAGTTCACCGAGCGGGCGCGCGCGTCGATGGCCGCGCACGTGGAGGCCATGCTCGGGTTCCAGGCGGCGGGCGCCGAGGTGTTCGACTACGGCAACTCGATCCGGGGCGAGGCCAAGCTCGGCGGCTGCGAGCGGGCGTTCGACTTCCCCGGCTTCGTGCCCGCCTACATCCGGCCGCTGTTCTGCGAGGGCAAGGGCCCGTTCCGCTGGGCCGCGCTGTCCGGCGACCCGGCCGACATCGCCAAGACCGACGCCGCGATCCTGGAGCTGTTCCCGGAGAACGAGCAGCTCGCCCGGTGGATCAAGCTCGCCGGTGAGCGGGTGGAGTTCCAGGGGCTGCCCGCCCGGATCTGCTGGCTCGGCTACGGCGAGCGGCACCGCGCGGGGCTGAGGTTCAACGAGATGGTGGCGTCCGGCGAGCTGTCCGCGCCGATCGTCATCGGCCGCGACCACCTCGACTGCGGGTCGGTGGCCTCGCCGTACCGGGAGACCGAGGCGATGGCCGACGGCTCCGACGCGATCGCCGACTGGCCGCTGCTGAACGCGCTGGTCAACACCGCCTCCGGGGCCACCTGGGTGTCGATCCACCACGGCGGCGGGGTCGGCATCGGGCGGTCGATCCACGCCGGGCAGGTCACCGTCGCGGACGGCACCGAGCTGGCCGCCGCGAAGATCGAGCGGGTGCTCACCAACGACCCCGGCATGGGCGTGCTGCGGCACGCGGACGCCGGGTACGACCGGGCGCGCGAGGTCGCGGACGAGCGCGGGGTGCGGGTGCCGATGGCCGGGGGTGGCGAGTGA
- a CDS encoding ABC transporter ATP-binding protein yields the protein MIEFRGATKRFDDGTTAVDGLDLVAEPGAVTVFVGPSGCGKTTSLRMVNRMVEATSGTVLVGGRDVREVDPPELRRGIGYVIQQAGLFPHRTVLDNVATVPLLSGWGKRKARTRAAELLELVGLPQELGGRYPAQLSGGQQQRVGVARALAADPPVLLMDEPFSAVDPVVREGLQDELLRLQGELGKTIVFVTHDIDEAVRLGDKVAVFREGGVLAQYAPPAELLSRPADDFVAGFVGRDRGYRGLSFADSGGLALGQVGTVGPDDAPGGGDAWRLVLDADRRPQGWYPPGDGGAAVPGGSLHELGAPLRGALDAALSSPAGLGVTVDSDGRYAGVVTAREVLDAIEARRERPGAARG from the coding sequence GTGATCGAGTTCAGGGGAGCGACCAAGCGGTTCGACGACGGGACGACCGCGGTCGACGGCCTGGACCTGGTGGCCGAGCCCGGCGCGGTGACCGTGTTCGTCGGCCCGTCCGGCTGCGGCAAGACCACCTCGCTGCGCATGGTCAACCGCATGGTGGAGGCCACGTCCGGCACCGTCCTGGTGGGCGGCCGGGACGTGCGCGAGGTCGACCCGCCGGAGCTGCGGCGCGGCATCGGCTACGTCATCCAGCAGGCGGGCCTGTTCCCGCACCGCACGGTCCTCGACAACGTCGCGACCGTGCCGCTGCTGTCCGGCTGGGGCAAGCGCAAGGCGCGCACCCGCGCGGCCGAGCTGCTGGAGCTCGTCGGGCTGCCGCAGGAGCTGGGCGGGCGCTACCCGGCGCAGCTGTCCGGCGGCCAGCAGCAGCGCGTCGGCGTGGCCCGCGCGCTCGCCGCCGACCCGCCCGTGCTGCTGATGGACGAGCCGTTCAGCGCCGTCGACCCGGTGGTGCGCGAGGGCCTCCAGGACGAGCTGCTGCGGCTGCAGGGCGAGCTGGGCAAGACGATCGTGTTCGTCACGCACGACATCGACGAGGCGGTGCGGCTCGGCGACAAGGTCGCGGTGTTCCGCGAGGGCGGCGTGCTCGCCCAGTACGCGCCGCCCGCCGAGCTGCTGTCCCGGCCCGCCGACGACTTCGTCGCCGGGTTCGTCGGCCGCGACCGGGGCTACCGGGGGCTGTCCTTCGCGGACTCCGGCGGCCTCGCGCTCGGGCAGGTCGGCACGGTCGGACCGGACGACGCGCCCGGCGGCGGCGACGCCTGGCGGCTGGTGCTCGACGCCGACCGCAGGCCGCAGGGCTGGTACCCGCCGGGTGACGGTGGCGCAGCCGTGCCGGGCGGGAGCCTGCACGAGCTGGGCGCCCCGCTGCGCGGCGCGCTCGACGCCGCCCTGTCCTCACCGGCCGGGCTGGGCGTGACCGTGGACTCCGACGGCCGCTACGCCGGGGTCGTCACCGCCCGCGAGGTCCTGGACGCCATCGAGGCGCGGCGGGAGCGACCGGGGGCCGCCCGTGGATGA